A window of the Dermatophagoides farinae isolate YC_2012a chromosome 2, ASM2471394v1, whole genome shotgun sequence genome harbors these coding sequences:
- the LOC124498666 gene encoding uncharacterized protein LOC124498666, which produces MLMLMTIKLHNQKKQWLYSSIKKHSWIFPLNCSIGTLLITIVPYILTVHYGYTNKKIFPLISDSGGYPPGANIFSSFLIICAIFSTLTAWIRYKQVKYYLQLHWKDDQNMNELKYLRSINWTLVILMIFSSFGMLIAASFRFTDSATIAVIHGIGATITFVCDLLYSIGTAYICWKLYHVYCLESKPISLIVFTIVKTITATIFALNFLISWYMAGNDFLDAKFRLKWPDVNSRIFFLTATFSETILVLLISVG; this is translated from the exons AtgctgatgttgatgacaataaagcttcacaatcaaaaaaaacaatggctttattcatcaatcaaaaaacattcatgGATATTTCCATTAAATTGTTCTATTGGAACTTTGTTAATCACCATTGTTCCATATATATTAACCGTACATTATGGTTAtactaataaaaaaatatttccacTTATTAGCGATTCTGGTGGTTATCCACCTGGTGCtaatatattttcatcattcttaATTATTTGTGCAATATTTT cAACACTTACTGCATGGATTCGTTATAAACAAGTAAAATATTATCTACAATTACATTGGAAAGATGATcaaaacatgaatgaattgaaatatttaagatcaatcaattggacATTAgtaattttaatgattttttcatcatttggtaTGCTAATTGCAGCATCATTTCGTTTTACGGATTCGGCCACAATTGCTGTTATACATGGAATTGGTGCTACAATAacatttgtttgtgatttACTTTATAGTATCGGTACAGCATATATCTGTTGGAAATTGTATCATGTTTATTGTTTGGAATCAAAACCAATatcattaattgtttttaCCATCGTAAAGACGATAACGGCAACTATATTTGCATTAAATTTTCTAATCTCTTGGTATATGGCTGGTAATGATTTTCTTGATGCTAAATTTCGTTTAAAATGGCCAGATGTAAATagtcgaatattttttttaaccgCAACATTCAGTGAAACAATATTAGTACTATTAATTTCCGTTGGATGA